One Pirellulales bacterium DNA window includes the following coding sequences:
- a CDS encoding DUF1501 domain-containing protein: MLTIFQRPARGLGKRLSRRGFLQIGALSAFASTLDLSEVLRADTLLPAKRHKAVINIFLAGGPPHQDMWDLKPDAPSEIRGEFQPINTNVPGIQIGETFPRLAAMMDRCAILRSIVGASGGHDAWQCMTGWRPRDLQVLGGHPSLGAVAAKVLGPVDPSVPVFVGLAERTKHLPWSDPGTAGFLGPAYRCFKPEGTGLADMQLTDISLDRLDNRKALLASFDRLRRDADRSGAMNAADSFTQQAFNVLTSSRLLEALDLSKEDPQVRERYGDGKPYKFQYDGAPTANEQLLLARRLVEVGVRCVTLSYGRWDSHGDNFGLVRDHGAKLDQCLSALIEDLDSRGMLDDVTVIAWGEFGRTPRINKGAGRDHWPKVSGAILAGGGMRTGQVIGATNRLGEFAEQRPVEFQDVLATLYHNIGIDPMTKTIADPVGRPQPLVEGSVIGELV; encoded by the coding sequence ATGTTGACGATCTTCCAGCGACCAGCGCGAGGTTTGGGTAAGCGGCTCTCGCGCCGCGGCTTTCTACAGATTGGCGCCCTGAGCGCCTTTGCCAGCACGCTCGACCTGTCGGAGGTGCTGCGAGCCGATACGCTGCTGCCCGCCAAGCGGCACAAGGCCGTAATCAATATCTTCCTGGCAGGCGGTCCCCCCCATCAAGATATGTGGGATCTGAAGCCCGACGCGCCGTCGGAAATCCGTGGCGAGTTCCAGCCGATCAACACCAATGTCCCCGGCATCCAGATTGGCGAAACGTTCCCGCGGCTGGCGGCGATGATGGATCGCTGTGCAATCCTACGGTCGATCGTGGGAGCCAGCGGCGGACACGACGCCTGGCAGTGCATGACCGGCTGGCGTCCCCGCGATTTGCAAGTTTTGGGAGGGCATCCCAGCCTTGGCGCCGTGGCGGCCAAGGTGCTCGGCCCGGTCGATCCCTCGGTGCCGGTGTTCGTGGGGCTGGCCGAGCGGACCAAGCATCTTCCCTGGTCAGATCCGGGCACCGCAGGCTTCCTTGGTCCGGCCTACCGCTGCTTCAAGCCCGAGGGGACGGGCCTGGCCGACATGCAATTGACCGACATTAGCCTGGACCGGCTCGATAATCGCAAAGCGCTGCTGGCGAGCTTCGATCGACTGCGACGCGACGCCGACCGCAGCGGCGCAATGAACGCGGCCGATAGCTTCACACAGCAGGCCTTCAATGTGTTGACTAGCAGCCGACTGCTGGAGGCCCTCGACCTGTCGAAAGAAGACCCTCAGGTGCGCGAGCGGTACGGCGATGGCAAGCCCTATAAGTTCCAATACGACGGCGCGCCGACGGCCAACGAGCAACTACTGCTAGCCCGCCGGTTGGTCGAAGTGGGAGTGCGGTGCGTCACACTCAGCTACGGTCGCTGGGACAGCCACGGCGATAACTTTGGCCTGGTACGCGATCACGGCGCCAAGCTCGACCAATGTCTGAGTGCCCTGATCGAAGATCTCGACAGCCGGGGCATGCTGGACGACGTGACTGTCATCGCCTGGGGCGAATTCGGCCGCACCCCGCGAATCAATAAGGGGGCCGGCCGCGACCATTGGCCCAAAGTCAGCGGCGCGATTCTGGCCGGCGGCGGAATGCGAACCGGTCAGGTGATCGGTGCGACAAACCGACTGGGCGAGTTCGCCGAGCAGCGGCCGGTGGAATTCCAGGACGTGCTGGCCACGCTGTATCACAATATCGGCATCGACCCCATGACCAAGACCATCGCCGATCCGGTCGGGCGGCCGCAACCGCTGGTCGAGGGAAGCGTCATCGGCGAGCTGGTCTAA
- a CDS encoding NAD(P)/FAD-dependent oxidoreductase, with product MNESSIRWDVIVVGAGAAGLVAAERAASRGLRTLLLEKNRKPGVKILISGGTRCNLTHATDARGIVTAYGLPGRFLHSALAALGPSDVVALVESEGVATKVEETGKIFPVSDRAYDVLGAFLSRLHRSGCELALGEPLSEFTRDAAGFRLVTPARTLLAERVILTTGGQSYPGCGTTGDGYLFATQLGHGLVPPRPALTPVTISTPWVQELSGVTIPDVVLRVVEPGEKLRTLDTRRGSLLFAHFGLTGPVALDISRVVSGHVKPQSLRMECDFLPNVPAAKLDDSLRAEAVAAGKKQILSLVPAEVPRRLAEAVLSAVGIAGDKKAAELGKVERAALVRAIKQSTIAINGTRGYAKAEVTAGGIPLAEVDSRTMQSKLVPGLYLAGEVLDLDGPIGGYNFQAAFSTGWLAGESV from the coding sequence TTGAACGAGTCCAGCATCAGGTGGGACGTGATCGTGGTGGGGGCCGGCGCGGCAGGGCTGGTGGCCGCCGAGCGAGCCGCGTCGCGCGGTCTACGCACATTGCTGCTAGAAAAGAATCGCAAGCCGGGGGTCAAGATCCTCATCTCGGGCGGCACGCGCTGCAACCTGACTCATGCCACAGACGCCCGCGGCATTGTCACGGCCTATGGCCTGCCGGGTCGGTTCTTGCACTCGGCACTGGCAGCGCTCGGGCCTTCGGATGTCGTGGCGCTGGTCGAGTCCGAAGGCGTAGCCACCAAGGTCGAAGAGACCGGCAAGATATTTCCCGTCAGCGATCGAGCCTATGACGTGCTCGGCGCCTTCCTGTCGCGTCTGCATCGCAGCGGCTGCGAACTGGCGCTCGGCGAACCGCTATCGGAATTCACTCGCGACGCGGCTGGCTTTCGCCTGGTCACGCCCGCGCGAACGCTACTGGCCGAGCGGGTGATTCTGACCACGGGCGGACAATCGTATCCCGGTTGCGGAACCACCGGCGATGGCTATCTCTTCGCCACACAATTGGGACATGGCCTGGTGCCGCCGCGGCCGGCGCTGACGCCCGTGACGATTTCCACACCCTGGGTGCAAGAACTGTCAGGCGTGACGATACCGGATGTCGTCCTGCGAGTTGTCGAGCCGGGCGAGAAGCTGCGTACGCTCGACACGCGCCGTGGCTCGCTGTTGTTTGCCCATTTTGGTCTGACAGGCCCGGTGGCGCTCGATATCAGTCGCGTGGTCAGCGGCCACGTCAAACCGCAATCGTTGCGGATGGAATGCGACTTCCTGCCAAATGTGCCGGCCGCCAAACTGGATGACAGTCTGCGCGCCGAAGCCGTGGCGGCGGGCAAAAAGCAAATCCTGTCGCTCGTTCCCGCCGAAGTGCCGCGCCGACTGGCCGAGGCCGTACTGAGCGCAGTCGGCATTGCCGGCGACAAAAAGGCGGCGGAACTCGGCAAGGTCGAGCGGGCCGCGCTCGTCCGCGCAATCAAGCAATCCACGATCGCGATCAACGGCACCCGCGGCTACGCCAAGGCCGAAGTCACAGCCGGCGGGATCCCTCTGGCGGAAGTCGATTCTCGCACCATGCAGAGCAAACTCGTGCCGGGACTGTACCTCGCTGGCGAAGTGCTCGACCTCGACGGCCCCATCGGCGGCTACAACTTCCAAGCCGCCTTCAGCACGGGCTGGTTGGCCGGCGAG